From a region of the Salinispira pacifica genome:
- a CDS encoding aldehyde dehydrogenase — translation MVQVLETSSHKIQEIRQRQREFFRSGQTLDIAFRKRQLMGLRNSIREHEEELLRALEKDLGKSEFEAFSNEIGLVYAEIRHALKNLKRWSKARRIGVELYLRPGTGRIFPEPYGSALIIGPWNYPMQLLFLPAVGAISAGNCIVLKPSELASHTAEVSRKIIESAFPPEYGAIVQGGPEVSRELIDQNFDYLFFTGSVGVGKKVMEAASVHLTPLTLELGGKSPAFVHRSADIELAARKIAFAKYNNAGQTCVAPDYVLVDTAVERPFLEALDRTITEFYGARPRNSTAYGRIINMKNFNRLETLMNRTEGKLFHGGERDSGELYIEPSVYDNISWDDPLMEDELFGPILPVISYTSLEESIRRVADGPKPLAAYIFARDSKAASSISRAFPFGGGGVNSALLHVASHKLPFGGVGSSGMGRYHGKASFDTFSHYKSMLHQPSSFDMKLAYPHKKLSMSMVRKIFS, via the coding sequence ATGGTCCAGGTTCTTGAAACCTCATCACATAAAATTCAGGAAATTCGACAGAGACAGAGGGAATTTTTCCGCAGCGGTCAAACCCTGGATATTGCATTCCGGAAACGGCAGCTCATGGGGCTGAGGAACAGCATTCGGGAGCACGAGGAGGAATTGCTTCGTGCTTTGGAAAAGGATCTGGGCAAATCGGAATTTGAAGCCTTCAGCAATGAGATCGGCCTGGTGTATGCAGAAATCAGACATGCCCTGAAAAATCTGAAACGCTGGAGCAAAGCCCGGAGGATCGGCGTTGAACTCTATTTGCGGCCGGGTACCGGGAGAATATTTCCCGAACCCTATGGTTCCGCACTGATTATCGGACCCTGGAACTATCCCATGCAGCTTCTGTTTCTCCCTGCAGTGGGCGCCATTTCAGCCGGAAACTGCATTGTTCTCAAACCGTCGGAACTGGCTTCCCATACCGCCGAGGTGAGCCGGAAAATCATTGAATCGGCTTTTCCCCCGGAATACGGGGCGATTGTTCAAGGAGGCCCGGAAGTCAGCAGGGAGTTAATAGATCAGAATTTCGATTACCTGTTTTTCACCGGAAGCGTGGGAGTGGGGAAGAAAGTGATGGAAGCGGCATCTGTCCATCTTACACCCTTAACCCTTGAGCTTGGGGGCAAGAGTCCGGCCTTTGTTCACAGATCGGCGGACATTGAGCTTGCTGCGAGAAAGATCGCGTTCGCAAAATATAACAATGCAGGGCAGACCTGCGTTGCCCCGGATTATGTGCTGGTGGATACGGCAGTTGAACGGCCGTTTCTTGAGGCCCTGGACCGGACAATTACTGAATTCTACGGAGCCCGGCCCCGAAACAGCACCGCATACGGTCGGATCATCAACATGAAAAATTTTAACAGACTGGAAACTCTCATGAACAGGACTGAAGGGAAACTATTCCATGGGGGAGAAAGAGACTCCGGAGAATTGTATATTGAGCCCAGCGTCTACGATAACATCAGCTGGGATGATCCGCTTATGGAGGATGAGCTGTTCGGACCCATTTTGCCGGTTATCAGCTATACATCTTTGGAAGAAAGCATACGCCGGGTTGCAGACGGGCCCAAACCTCTCGCAGCATACATTTTCGCCAGAGACAGCAAGGCTGCCTCCAGCATCTCCCGGGCTTTTCCCTTCGGAGGCGGGGGAGTGAATTCGGCACTGCTGCATGTTGCCAGCCACAAGCTGCCATTCGGTGGAGTAGGCTCCAGCGGCATGGGAAGATACCACGGGAAGGCCAGCTTCGATACCTTCAGCCATTATAAAAGCATGCTGCATCAGCCTTCGTCATTCGACATGAAGCTGGCATATCCCCATAAAAAGCTTTCGATGAGCATGGTGCGAAAGATCTTTTCCTAG
- a CDS encoding class I SAM-dependent methyltransferase, translated as MKGFWDSRYRENDYAYGTEVNAWISENWERIPRGPVLCLAEGQGRNAVFLAGKGLEVYALDQSEVGLSRARELAEARNVEVQTIPADLAHYPLGEEKWGAIAAVAAHFPPDVRKPLHSRIADALKPGGIYLLEGYSSRQSDMPGTGGPAHRPEMLYTTAMLREELQGMEFSILRDVNRKVDEGPYHQGLSAVVQVLAVKRSS; from the coding sequence ATGAAAGGGTTTTGGGACAGCCGTTATCGTGAAAACGATTACGCCTACGGCACCGAAGTAAATGCCTGGATATCCGAAAACTGGGAGCGAATCCCCCGGGGGCCGGTTCTCTGCCTCGCCGAGGGCCAGGGACGAAATGCCGTTTTTCTGGCAGGGAAGGGGCTTGAGGTGTATGCCTTGGACCAGTCCGAGGTGGGCCTGAGTCGCGCCCGTGAACTGGCCGAGGCCAGGAATGTGGAGGTACAGACCATACCTGCGGATCTTGCCCATTATCCTTTGGGAGAAGAAAAATGGGGAGCGATTGCAGCTGTAGCGGCGCATTTCCCTCCGGATGTCAGAAAACCCCTCCATTCCCGGATCGCAGACGCGCTGAAACCCGGCGGAATTTATCTTTTGGAAGGGTACAGCAGCCGCCAAAGCGACATGCCCGGAACCGGAGGGCCGGCTCATCGCCCTGAGATGCTGTATACCACCGCCATGCTCCGGGAAGAGCTCCAGGGAATGGAGTTCAGCATCCTCCGGGATGTAAACCGCAAGGTGGATGAGGGGCCCTATCATCAGGGGCTCAGCGCAGTCGTACAGGTGCTGGCAGTGAAACGGTCATCCTGA
- a CDS encoding DUF2834 domain-containing protein, which produces MKRLSPIQVLFLVISIIGIAAPYSQMPAMLADGEYSLIEHFAAVYATPETAFFGWDLAVTGIAFLAFMLVEIRRNRIPFWWISLLGTFMVGISFGLPFFLFLRSRAADSAVENRNKGEVRNTGVVRNTGKADNGRS; this is translated from the coding sequence ATGAAAAGGCTGTCACCCATTCAGGTCCTTTTTCTTGTTATATCAATTATCGGAATAGCAGCGCCCTACAGCCAAATGCCCGCCATGCTTGCGGACGGGGAGTATTCTCTCATTGAACATTTTGCCGCAGTATACGCAACTCCCGAGACCGCCTTTTTCGGCTGGGATCTGGCGGTTACGGGTATCGCATTCCTGGCGTTTATGCTGGTTGAGATCCGGCGGAACAGGATTCCTTTCTGGTGGATTTCCCTGCTGGGAACGTTCATGGTGGGTATCTCATTCGGGCTGCCGTTCTTTCTGTTTCTCCGTTCCCGGGCGGCGGACTCTGCAGTGGAAAACCGCAACAAAGGGGAGGTTCGAAACACCGGTGTAGTCCGAAACACCGGTAAAGCAGACAACGGGAGAAGTTGA
- a CDS encoding LiaF domain-containing protein, giving the protein MSDSFVEQRREEVIDILTDAFSRDIIGTEQYELRVEEANRRNSVEELNQLVSDVQGLGGGSTALQRYPDPGMQTVRSIFSSQQMDGDWLVHDHVQVNSVFGSTTLDLRRPVLGPLTTITLTAVLGDVKIIVPRGVKVTVDVTPVLGEVKRQNEDQKLLQQVKGFISSFLGEGNEIEPVNPHSHPAARVQVSGQAILGSVYIITKR; this is encoded by the coding sequence ATGTCTGATTCTTTTGTGGAACAACGCCGGGAAGAGGTGATTGATATTCTCACAGATGCGTTTTCCAGGGATATTATCGGCACTGAGCAATACGAGCTTCGGGTTGAAGAGGCGAACCGGCGCAACAGCGTTGAGGAGCTGAATCAGCTGGTATCTGATGTCCAGGGACTGGGCGGCGGAAGTACTGCTCTCCAGCGATATCCCGATCCCGGAATGCAGACGGTGCGCAGTATCTTCTCCAGTCAGCAGATGGACGGAGACTGGCTGGTTCATGACCATGTACAGGTTAATTCAGTATTCGGTTCCACCACTCTGGATCTTCGGCGACCGGTTCTCGGTCCCCTCACCACCATCACCCTTACCGCGGTTTTGGGAGATGTTAAAATTATCGTCCCCAGGGGAGTAAAAGTCACCGTGGATGTGACGCCGGTTCTGGGTGAAGTGAAGCGGCAAAATGAAGATCAGAAGTTACTCCAGCAGGTAAAGGGGTTCATTTCCAGCTTCCTGGGCGAAGGAAATGAAATTGAGCCCGTAAACCCCCATTCCCATCCTGCTGCCCGGGTTCAGGTTTCCGGCCAGGCCATCCTCGGTTCGGTGTATATCATCACCAAACGCTGA
- a CDS encoding FHA domain-containing protein, whose product MGGNFTVQLQQDATVIGSSRKADLTIAGEPGIQGEHATIQRGEDGFTLVSEQPVWVNNRKTARRKLEAGDVIRMEGTTLVFDEDMTRMSASSASSAPSAESAGKGTSGTNKTDGDTSARKKHQDG is encoded by the coding sequence ATGGGAGGAAATTTTACCGTTCAGCTTCAACAGGATGCAACGGTTATCGGCTCCTCCCGGAAGGCCGATCTGACCATTGCCGGGGAACCGGGGATACAGGGAGAGCATGCCACCATCCAGAGAGGGGAGGACGGGTTCACGCTGGTATCAGAGCAGCCGGTATGGGTGAATAACCGCAAGACCGCCCGGCGAAAACTTGAAGCCGGAGACGTAATCCGGATGGAAGGCACCACCCTGGTATTTGATGAGGATATGACCAGAATGTCCGCTTCTTCCGCTTCTTCCGCTCCTTCCGCTGAATCCGCCGGGAAGGGCACATCCGGCACAAACAAAACCGATGGGGATACATCCGCACGGAAAAAGCACCAGGATGGCTGA
- a CDS encoding vWA domain-containing protein, translating into MKQNIGKYLVFLLIISSAASMFAQELNITQIDSSRALLDGQLEIYLSYSRSSGGNLAYPAMNKEGLEVLDQEGDPIRIGSLEEFPLRDEPITFLFLMDNSGSMHDELLEGRSRYVNATRALEGFLGSVPGNKDRFALAVFNTNYQVLVYPEEDTGRLIRGVSLIEPPAAGEGYTELYNSLIRSLDSLPTGPGRKVVILLSDGENYSVFRNSGQPHPEWGEDAPGADRVSAAFSQAGVSLYAASFSDTPDPALRRLAAETGGAVYEPRNAAQLEAVYEDIRQRTLSEHRLSIPVPGIRELSGTLTVRYAGLEASREYRIPLIFGAASGISYLLPLILLAAVLIIMLILFLLSFEHAASSPQLQNLGAAAWEEILPFSFNRMQRLSAPPGRPI; encoded by the coding sequence ATGAAACAGAATATTGGAAAATACCTGGTATTTTTACTGATAATTTCCTCGGCGGCATCCATGTTCGCCCAGGAATTGAATATTACTCAAATTGACAGTTCCCGGGCGCTGCTTGACGGTCAGCTTGAAATATATCTTTCCTACAGCAGAAGCAGCGGAGGAAATCTGGCCTATCCGGCAATGAACAAAGAAGGACTTGAGGTTCTGGACCAGGAAGGAGATCCCATCCGTATCGGTTCACTGGAGGAGTTTCCCCTTCGGGATGAACCCATTACCTTTCTTTTTCTCATGGATAATTCGGGTTCAATGCACGATGAGCTGCTGGAAGGCAGAAGCCGCTATGTGAATGCAACCAGGGCTCTGGAAGGGTTTTTAGGCTCCGTACCTGGAAACAAGGATCGCTTTGCGCTGGCGGTGTTCAATACGAATTATCAGGTACTCGTATATCCCGAGGAAGATACCGGGCGATTGATTAGAGGGGTATCCCTCATTGAGCCTCCGGCAGCCGGAGAGGGCTACACTGAGCTGTACAACAGTCTTATCCGCAGCCTGGATTCCCTGCCCACCGGACCGGGCAGAAAGGTTGTAATCCTGTTGTCCGACGGAGAGAACTACAGCGTATTTCGTAACAGCGGCCAGCCACACCCTGAGTGGGGGGAAGATGCACCGGGGGCGGACCGGGTATCTGCAGCCTTCAGCCAGGCAGGTGTGAGTCTGTACGCCGCCAGTTTTTCCGACACTCCCGACCCCGCCCTCCGGCGTCTGGCAGCCGAGACCGGCGGTGCGGTGTATGAGCCCCGAAATGCGGCCCAACTGGAGGCGGTGTATGAAGATATCCGCCAGCGAACCCTGTCGGAGCACAGGTTGAGTATACCGGTTCCGGGAATCAGGGAGCTCAGCGGAACCTTGACCGTACGCTACGCAGGACTTGAGGCCAGCCGGGAATACAGAATTCCCCTGATTTTCGGTGCAGCCTCCGGAATATCCTACCTGCTGCCTCTTATTCTGCTGGCAGCTGTGTTAATCATCATGCTGATTCTCTTCCTCCTGTCATTTGAACATGCAGCGTCTTCTCCTCAGCTCCAGAATCTGGGGGCGGCCGCATGGGAGGAAATTTTACCGTTCAGCTTCAACAGGATGCAACGGTTATCGGCTCCTCCCGGAAGGCCGATCTGA
- a CDS encoding FHA domain-containing protein → MSGGKKRILYIVSGILGGVLAFAGIELLFFLNSPGYFLFTLLQGAVVGAALGLSLGVVDDIAYSRLKLGIIRGSVSGLLTAVISAGVMVLAAQLYLLLAGAADAVRFDSFAGAPAGDSSLQSPEFLSLVSRSAGWMLIGMASGAVSGFRRGSSRRFWAGILGGALGGLIGGVVLELLLRSAEGGLSAMTARLSGFLILGAVLGFALGEFERRLSFARLRVLTGANKNREYLLSGRETAIGSHMNAGVYLGDYEKILPRHALVVRNGEDMILKSDAGDVRINDGGLEGSSILKYQDVIQLGQAKLLLLQP, encoded by the coding sequence ATGAGTGGTGGAAAGAAGCGCATATTGTATATTGTCTCGGGAATTCTTGGCGGGGTTCTGGCCTTTGCAGGTATTGAACTTCTCTTTTTCCTGAATTCGCCGGGATATTTTCTCTTTACCCTGCTGCAGGGCGCCGTGGTGGGTGCGGCTCTGGGGCTCAGCCTGGGGGTGGTTGATGATATTGCCTATTCCCGGCTGAAGCTGGGAATTATCCGGGGAAGTGTATCCGGACTTCTTACCGCAGTGATCTCCGCCGGAGTCATGGTCCTGGCCGCCCAGCTGTATCTTCTCCTGGCAGGTGCCGCCGATGCAGTACGCTTCGACAGTTTTGCAGGTGCTCCCGCAGGGGACTCGTCCCTTCAGTCTCCGGAGTTTCTCAGCCTGGTAAGCCGTTCTGCAGGGTGGATGCTTATCGGAATGGCTTCGGGAGCGGTTTCGGGTTTCAGGAGGGGTTCTTCCCGCAGATTCTGGGCGGGAATTCTGGGCGGAGCCCTGGGCGGTCTCATCGGCGGGGTGGTTCTGGAGCTTCTGCTGAGGAGCGCAGAGGGAGGACTTTCCGCCATGACTGCACGGCTCAGCGGTTTTCTCATTCTCGGTGCGGTTCTGGGCTTTGCCCTGGGCGAGTTTGAGCGCAGGCTGAGCTTTGCCCGGCTGAGAGTGCTCACCGGGGCGAACAAAAACCGGGAGTATCTCCTCAGCGGCCGGGAAACGGCAATCGGATCCCACATGAACGCAGGGGTATACCTGGGTGATTATGAGAAGATTCTGCCCCGGCATGCTCTGGTTGTCCGGAATGGAGAGGATATGATCCTCAAGTCCGATGCCGGGGATGTACGGATTAATGACGGGGGTCTGGAAGGATCCTCCATCCTGAAATATCAGGATGTCATTCAGCTGGGACAGGCCAAACTGCTTCTTCTTCAGCCCTGA
- a CDS encoding serine/threonine-protein kinase has product MARLPESIDKYRVESLIASGGMGQVYKAEHPTLKRPVIIKKLSLGSTATLTERFRREARILMDFRNDHIVDVHDHFVKGRSNYIVMEFVDGISVKDLLETQRYIDNASAAYIALYTARALSYAHGKSVIHRDIKPGNILISRDGDIKLADFGIASSRESSDETLTSEGMTLGTPSYMAPEQFRNSREVDYRADLYSLGVMLYEMLTGRKPYGGGFSPELIQQIQKGKYPRPRKLNPAISRPLERIIRKLIRPNERRRVKDARQLEKRLERFLRQYYPDQIRNRLAAFVQGRDLPHLTVRKQQPGIIRTIGIAGGVLVLGGGISLALLTNMHNRVLFPSNYGQVRFVLENADTAGERSGSELYPESSIFQDDDEQIPRLPQRIIYRENDTGGGKSFSSLPLVLPKGRYRLKTTVNGQVIWKSFYLPPWNNRKEELRIFSAPLAPAPRPVRVETIARNALTGRNLDGLARFTLVRGGRELPLDDARLLSGDVRHFRVNAPGYLSQDFVLRLDVAQDRLTLAADLIPVPSQLSIELRGEGAYRIRINGSSRISTIDDGAVVKSDIVPESREEYAVLPGRYLLEASGADSEGNSWEEALSLELESGADIRVEIDTESGRIRLLR; this is encoded by the coding sequence ATGGCCAGGTTACCTGAATCGATAGACAAATACCGGGTTGAGTCCCTCATTGCCAGCGGCGGCATGGGGCAGGTCTATAAAGCGGAGCATCCCACGCTGAAGCGTCCGGTGATTATTAAGAAACTGAGTCTGGGCAGTACTGCCACCCTTACCGAGCGGTTCCGCAGGGAAGCCCGTATTCTCATGGATTTCCGGAACGATCATATTGTGGATGTACACGACCATTTCGTAAAAGGCCGGAGCAACTACATTGTCATGGAATTTGTTGACGGAATTTCTGTAAAGGATCTTCTGGAAACCCAGCGCTATATCGATAATGCCAGTGCTGCATACATTGCTTTGTATACTGCAAGGGCATTATCCTATGCCCACGGGAAATCGGTGATACACCGGGATATTAAACCGGGGAACATCCTGATTTCCCGGGACGGGGATATAAAACTGGCGGACTTCGGTATTGCTTCCAGCAGGGAATCAAGCGATGAAACCCTTACCAGCGAAGGAATGACCCTGGGCACACCCTCATACATGGCACCTGAGCAATTCCGCAACTCACGGGAGGTGGATTATCGTGCTGACCTGTATTCCCTGGGGGTGATGCTCTATGAAATGCTCACCGGCAGGAAACCCTACGGGGGAGGCTTTTCTCCTGAGCTGATACAGCAGATCCAAAAGGGGAAATATCCCCGTCCCCGTAAACTTAACCCTGCCATCTCACGGCCTCTTGAGCGAATTATCCGGAAGCTGATACGGCCCAATGAGCGCAGACGGGTGAAAGATGCCCGGCAGCTGGAAAAGCGGCTGGAGCGGTTTCTCAGACAGTACTATCCTGATCAGATCAGGAACCGCCTGGCCGCATTTGTTCAGGGCCGGGATCTTCCCCATCTGACGGTTCGAAAGCAGCAGCCGGGAATTATCCGTACCATTGGAATCGCCGGCGGAGTCCTGGTGCTTGGCGGGGGTATCAGTCTTGCTCTCCTGACAAATATGCACAACCGGGTGCTGTTTCCGTCGAATTACGGTCAGGTGCGATTTGTCCTTGAAAACGCCGATACCGCCGGGGAAAGAAGCGGCAGTGAACTGTATCCCGAAAGCAGCATTTTCCAGGATGATGATGAGCAAATTCCCCGACTTCCCCAACGGATTATATACCGGGAAAACGACACAGGCGGGGGAAAGAGTTTTTCCAGCCTTCCTCTGGTGCTTCCCAAGGGCCGGTACAGACTGAAAACCACGGTAAACGGTCAGGTTATCTGGAAGAGCTTTTATCTTCCCCCATGGAACAACCGCAAAGAGGAACTGAGGATTTTTTCCGCTCCGCTGGCACCGGCTCCCAGGCCTGTTCGGGTGGAAACCATAGCCCGGAACGCCCTTACCGGGCGGAATCTCGATGGGCTGGCCCGGTTCACACTGGTGCGGGGAGGAAGGGAGCTGCCCCTTGATGACGCCCGGCTGTTGAGCGGAGATGTTCGGCATTTCCGGGTGAATGCACCGGGGTATCTCAGCCAGGACTTCGTGCTCAGGCTGGATGTTGCCCAGGACAGACTCACGCTGGCAGCGGATCTCATCCCGGTTCCGTCACAGCTTTCCATTGAGCTCAGGGGAGAAGGTGCCTATCGTATCCGCATAAACGGAAGTTCCAGAATCAGCACCATAGACGACGGAGCCGTGGTGAAAAGCGATATTGTTCCGGAAAGCAGGGAAGAGTATGCGGTTCTGCCCGGCAGATATCTGCTGGAAGCTTCCGGCGCCGACTCAGAGGGAAACAGCTGGGAGGAGGCCCTTTCCCTTGAACTTGAGTCCGGCGCAGATATCCGGGTGGAAATTGATACAGAAAGCGGGCGTATCCGATTGCTTCGCTAA
- a CDS encoding metallophosphoesterase, whose protein sequence is MAQSDSRGRELYNRLRKILKDPGIIPPGELIQVLNAALYSVSSPAPGIRPLDERGVPGGLVELPQAEYRIIVPDLHGRMDFLLKVLRHRPPGDYPARGPVLSDVLAGRAQIICVGDAFHSESRGRQRWQQAMEEFIDGFKRHGAMDQEMRENLGLLAMICILQDAAPAGFFFLKGNHENIANEEGEGNHPFRKFVYEGDMVKRWVQQFMGEEIFRMIYEWEKALPLMTRAEDFLVTHAEPARVLSEDDVINAYLRPGVIHSLTWVDNGQAEEYSAEGTLSNFLGSRDGGRIFGGHRPVSGRYDLRQQGRYVQINTPNRHVIAYVDDMKNFLPEQNIYEIQD, encoded by the coding sequence ATGGCCCAATCGGACTCCCGGGGGCGGGAACTGTATAACCGCCTCCGGAAAATTCTCAAAGATCCGGGGATTATTCCCCCCGGGGAGTTGATCCAGGTTCTCAACGCAGCTTTGTACAGCGTCAGCTCGCCGGCACCGGGAATCCGGCCTCTGGATGAACGGGGGGTGCCGGGAGGCCTTGTGGAACTTCCTCAGGCGGAATACCGCATTATTGTTCCGGACCTTCACGGGAGAATGGATTTTCTGCTGAAAGTGCTCAGACACCGGCCGCCGGGGGATTATCCCGCCCGGGGACCGGTTCTCTCTGATGTTTTGGCGGGCAGGGCGCAAATTATTTGTGTGGGAGATGCCTTTCATTCCGAATCCCGGGGCAGACAGCGGTGGCAGCAGGCCATGGAAGAGTTCATAGACGGATTCAAGCGCCACGGAGCCATGGATCAGGAGATGCGGGAGAACCTTGGTCTTTTGGCAATGATTTGCATTTTACAGGATGCTGCCCCGGCTGGGTTCTTTTTTTTGAAGGGCAATCATGAGAATATCGCCAATGAAGAGGGTGAGGGAAATCATCCGTTCCGAAAGTTTGTGTATGAAGGTGACATGGTGAAACGCTGGGTACAGCAATTCATGGGGGAAGAAATTTTCCGTATGATATATGAATGGGAAAAAGCTTTGCCTCTGATGACCCGGGCCGAAGATTTTCTGGTCACCCACGCGGAACCCGCCCGGGTGCTCAGTGAGGACGATGTAATTAATGCGTATCTGAGACCGGGGGTTATCCACAGTCTGACCTGGGTGGACAACGGTCAGGCTGAAGAGTACAGCGCTGAAGGAACCTTGAGCAATTTTCTTGGCAGCCGAGACGGAGGCAGGATTTTCGGTGGTCACAGGCCGGTATCCGGGCGGTATGATCTGCGCCAACAGGGACGCTACGTGCAGATCAACACACCCAATCGGCATGTTATAGCCTACGTGGATGATATGAAAAATTTCCTGCCGGAACAGAATATATATGAAATACAGGATTGA
- a CDS encoding HU family DNA-binding protein translates to MASTDKGISLNDNSIPEAIRKHLHSLAEAEGKHDNPEYLDELYRVWQKKAVVFHQACDDAGLQLLDSLELQDERGFLVLTYSGSLLSMGPRVFNTQGRGGRWSEYSSIKLRTDVPDIIMEKDADIAANVSLEYGVKLNAQRLKSTSPVYILAVCPPGISSEEQDKRIRESSIYITTAFMKYNRTLQLDRDNVPDQFTMKSMTRYIAKKHNLTGNEARLLIDDFLTLVETGMLLGESVPLGKIGRFSVKIRGAQKARKVKHPGTGEEMVIEAKPSMGVPKISFSSYLKERAATLGDRPGQEPGGDYAPERDDDDSGED, encoded by the coding sequence ATGGCGAGCACAGACAAAGGCATCAGTTTAAACGACAACAGCATTCCCGAAGCAATCCGCAAACATCTCCATTCTCTGGCTGAGGCTGAAGGAAAACACGACAACCCGGAATATCTCGACGAACTATACCGGGTTTGGCAGAAAAAGGCCGTGGTTTTTCACCAGGCCTGCGACGATGCCGGACTGCAACTCCTGGACAGCCTTGAGCTGCAGGATGAACGGGGTTTTCTGGTGCTCACCTACTCCGGCTCTCTGCTCAGCATGGGACCTAGGGTCTTCAACACCCAGGGCCGCGGAGGGCGGTGGAGCGAATATTCATCCATCAAGCTTCGCACCGATGTTCCTGACATTATCATGGAAAAAGATGCGGATATCGCTGCAAATGTCAGCCTTGAGTACGGGGTGAAGCTCAACGCCCAGCGGCTTAAATCCACCAGTCCGGTGTACATACTGGCCGTGTGCCCGCCGGGTATCAGCAGCGAAGAGCAGGACAAGCGTATTCGGGAAAGCAGCATATATATTACCACTGCCTTCATGAAATACAACCGGACACTCCAGCTGGACAGGGATAATGTACCCGACCAGTTCACCATGAAGTCAATGACCAGATACATTGCGAAAAAGCATAACCTCACAGGAAACGAGGCACGTCTCCTTATTGATGATTTTCTCACACTGGTGGAAACCGGCATGCTACTGGGCGAGTCGGTTCCCCTGGGGAAAATCGGACGATTCTCTGTAAAGATCCGGGGGGCTCAGAAAGCGCGGAAAGTGAAGCACCCGGGCACCGGGGAAGAGATGGTAATTGAAGCAAAGCCCTCAATGGGAGTTCCGAAAATATCTTTCAGCTCATACTTGAAAGAACGGGCCGCCACCCTTGGGGACCGCCCCGGACAGGAACCCGGCGGGGACTACGCACCGGAACGGGATGATGACGACAGCGGTGAAGATTGA
- a CDS encoding STAS/SEC14 domain-containing protein codes for MKIIRIFYPAEIRDNEMQSLLDSRLEEIKREGEVNLLTVIENGGKTNHVKNSIQRQFSKSAGPHVHKSAVVGASGMIKVALAGVKMVTGRKIQAFESEEDAMKWLSED; via the coding sequence ATGAAAATTATCAGAATATTTTATCCGGCTGAAATCAGAGACAATGAAATGCAGAGCCTTCTTGATTCCCGGCTTGAGGAGATCAAGCGTGAAGGTGAGGTGAATCTTCTTACCGTTATCGAAAACGGCGGTAAAACCAATCACGTGAAGAACAGCATTCAGCGGCAATTCTCCAAGAGCGCTGGACCCCATGTACACAAGTCCGCCGTTGTGGGAGCCAGCGGAATGATCAAAGTGGCCCTGGCGGGGGTGAAGATGGTCACCGGACGCAAGATTCAGGCTTTTGAAAGTGAAGAAGATGCCATGAAGTGGCTGTCTGAAGATTGA